Proteins from a genomic interval of Pantoea deleyi:
- the ribE gene encoding 6,7-dimethyl-8-ribityllumazine synthase, with the protein MKVIEAAVATPEARVAIVIARFNNFINDSLLDGAVDALKRIGQVKDDNITVVWVPGAYELPLAARTLANAGKHDAIIALGTVIRGGTAHFEYVAGEASSGIASVAMNSDIPVAFGVLTTESIEQAIERAGTKAGNKGAEAALTALEMINVLKAIKA; encoded by the coding sequence ATGAAAGTTATCGAAGCTGCTGTTGCAACGCCTGAGGCCCGTGTTGCCATTGTCATTGCGCGTTTTAACAACTTCATTAATGACAGCCTGCTGGATGGCGCAGTTGATGCCCTGAAACGCATTGGCCAGGTCAAAGATGACAATATCACCGTCGTCTGGGTGCCGGGTGCTTATGAGCTGCCTCTGGCTGCCCGCACGCTGGCTAACGCCGGCAAACACGACGCGATTATCGCACTCGGTACCGTGATTCGTGGTGGCACCGCCCACTTCGAATATGTGGCGGGTGAAGCCAGCTCCGGTATCGCCAGCGTCGCCATGAACAGCGATATTCCTGTCGCGTTCGGCGTGCTGACGACTGAAAGCATCGAGCAGGCCATTGAACGTGCCGGTACCAAAGCGGGTAACAAAGGTGCCGAAGCGGCGCTGACCGCGCTCGAAATGATCAACGTATTGAAAGCCATTAAAGCCTGA
- the ribD gene encoding bifunctional diaminohydroxyphosphoribosylaminopyrimidine deaminase/5-amino-6-(5-phosphoribosylamino)uracil reductase RibD — MDERYMARALELARRGRFTTMPNPNVGCVIVRDGDVVGEGWHQRAGEPHAEVHALRMAGEKARGATAYVTLEPCSHHGRTPPCCEALIAAGVQRVVAAMQDPNPQVAGRGLHRLHQAGIDVSHGLMMAEAEALNRGFLKRMRTGFPWVQLKLGASLDGRTAMASGESQWITSAAARRDVQQLRAQSAAILSSSATVLADDPALTVRWSELNEESQALLDEQALRQPVRVIIDSQNRVTPQHRIISQPGETWLMRHQPDQQHWPDAVTQIAVPLREQQLDLVATMMLLGQRQINSVWVEAGAALAGALLQAGVVDELILYVAPKLLGHEGRGLCQLPGLSQLADAPAFRFSDVRQVGDDLRLTLTPQ, encoded by the coding sequence ATGGACGAACGCTATATGGCGCGCGCGCTGGAGCTGGCGCGACGCGGCCGCTTTACCACCATGCCAAACCCCAACGTCGGCTGCGTTATCGTGCGCGATGGCGACGTGGTCGGGGAGGGCTGGCATCAGCGTGCGGGCGAACCTCATGCGGAAGTCCATGCGCTGCGCATGGCGGGCGAAAAAGCGCGAGGCGCAACCGCCTATGTCACGCTCGAACCCTGCAGTCATCATGGCCGCACGCCGCCCTGCTGCGAAGCGCTGATCGCCGCCGGCGTGCAGCGTGTTGTGGCCGCGATGCAGGATCCGAATCCCCAGGTCGCCGGCCGTGGACTCCACCGCCTGCACCAGGCGGGCATCGACGTCAGCCACGGGCTGATGATGGCCGAAGCAGAGGCGCTGAATCGCGGCTTCCTCAAGCGGATGCGCACCGGCTTCCCGTGGGTGCAGCTCAAGCTGGGCGCGTCACTGGATGGCCGGACGGCGATGGCCAGTGGCGAAAGCCAGTGGATCACCTCGGCGGCGGCCCGTCGCGATGTGCAGCAGCTGCGCGCGCAGAGCGCCGCGATCCTCAGCAGCAGCGCCACAGTACTGGCCGACGATCCCGCGCTGACGGTGCGCTGGTCCGAACTCAATGAGGAGAGCCAGGCCCTGCTGGATGAACAGGCACTGCGCCAGCCGGTGCGGGTCATCATCGACAGCCAGAATCGCGTAACGCCGCAGCATCGGATTATCTCACAGCCGGGTGAAACCTGGCTGATGCGCCATCAGCCGGATCAGCAGCACTGGCCGGATGCCGTGACGCAAATCGCCGTGCCGCTGCGCGAACAGCAGCTGGATCTGGTGGCGACGATGATGCTGCTGGGGCAGCGTCAGATTAACAGCGTCTGGGTTGAAGCGGGGGCCGCGCTGGCTGGTGCCCTGTTGCAGGCGGGCGTTGTTGATGAGCTGATCCTCTATGTCGCGCCTAAACTGTTAGGTCATGAAGGGCGCGGCCTGTGCCAGCTGCCAGGGCTCAGCCAGCTGGCTGACGCCCCGGCGTTCCGTTTCAGTGATGTCCGGCAGGTCGGTGACGATTTACGCCTGACGCTGACACCGCAATAG
- the nrdR gene encoding transcriptional regulator NrdR, translated as MHCPFCSAVDTKVIDSRLVSEGSSVRRRRQCLMCHERFTTFEVAELVMPRVVKSNDVREPFNEDKMASGMMKALEKRPVSADAVESAVNHIKTQLRATGEREIPSKLIGNLVMDELKKLDKVAYIRFASVYRSFEDIRDFGEEIARLQD; from the coding sequence ATGCATTGCCCATTCTGCTCCGCTGTGGACACCAAAGTGATTGATTCTCGTCTGGTTAGTGAAGGATCTTCGGTCCGTCGCCGCCGCCAGTGTCTGATGTGTCATGAACGCTTCACGACTTTTGAAGTGGCGGAACTGGTGATGCCCCGCGTGGTGAAAAGCAATGACGTACGCGAACCCTTCAATGAAGACAAAATGGCCAGCGGGATGATGAAGGCGCTTGAGAAGCGTCCGGTCAGCGCCGACGCGGTCGAGAGCGCCGTAAATCATATCAAAACCCAGCTGCGCGCCACCGGCGAACGTGAGATCCCCAGTAAACTGATTGGCAATCTGGTGATGGATGAGCTGAAAAAGCTCGATAAAGTCGCCTACATTCGCTTCGCTTCGGTGTACCGCAGCTTTGAAGACATTCGTGATTTTGGCGAAGAGATCGCCCGGCTACAGGATTAA
- the lysM gene encoding peptidoglycan-binding protein LysM, translated as MGLFNFVKEAGEKLWDAVHGGDDQDKKLQDHINKLGLPDSDKVDVKVNGDTVTVTGDGLSQELKEKILIAAGNVAGITKVEDKVTVTDGATESALYTVKKGDTLSAISKEVYGNANEYNKIFEANKPMLSHPDKIYPGQVLRIPK; from the coding sequence ATGGGGCTGTTTAACTTTGTGAAAGAGGCCGGCGAAAAATTATGGGATGCCGTGCATGGCGGCGATGACCAGGATAAAAAGCTGCAGGATCACATCAACAAGCTCGGCTTACCCGACAGTGACAAAGTTGATGTAAAGGTCAATGGCGACACCGTGACCGTGACCGGCGATGGCCTTTCGCAGGAGCTGAAAGAGAAGATCCTGATCGCGGCGGGTAATGTCGCAGGCATTACCAAAGTGGAAGACAAGGTTACCGTCACCGACGGCGCGACCGAGTCAGCGCTCTATACCGTGAAAAAAGGCGATACCCTGAGCGCAATTTCTAAAGAGGTTTATGGTAACGCCAATGAATACAACAAGATTTTCGAGGCGAATAAGCCGATGCTCTCGCATCCTGATAAAATCTATCCTGGTCAGGTTTTACGTATTCCCAAATAA
- a CDS encoding DUF3251 domain-containing protein yields MNRLVWAPVALSLVTLSGCSTTAGNPQVRELHQEVTQLNQQMQHLTTQASALEIQGQLNSHSEQGAWLVPQANTPVALQTQLGTLRLTLSPVTAEASGSRATLTVRSMDDRPLPALHATVIWGELDPATGKPLNRDSLSQTVALPASLLPQHSASIPLRLSGLTPEQLGYVRVHNVTGDAPAPTTPAASSTP; encoded by the coding sequence ATGAACAGGTTGGTTTGGGCGCCGGTGGCACTTTCGCTGGTTACGCTGAGCGGCTGCAGCACAACGGCCGGTAATCCGCAGGTCAGAGAGCTGCATCAGGAAGTCACTCAGCTGAATCAGCAGATGCAGCATCTGACCACGCAGGCCAGTGCGCTGGAGATTCAGGGACAGCTTAACAGCCACTCTGAACAGGGTGCGTGGCTGGTGCCGCAGGCGAACACGCCGGTGGCACTGCAGACCCAGCTCGGCACGCTGCGGCTGACGCTGTCGCCGGTCACCGCCGAAGCCAGCGGCTCGCGGGCGACCCTCACCGTTCGTTCAATGGACGATCGGCCTTTGCCCGCCCTGCATGCAACCGTCATCTGGGGTGAACTCGACCCGGCAACCGGTAAACCGCTCAACAGGGACAGTCTGAGCCAGACGGTTGCGCTGCCGGCTTCGCTGCTGCCACAGCACTCGGCGTCCATCCCGCTGCGGCTCAGCGGTCTGACACCCGAGCAGTTAGGTTATGTCCGGGTGCATAACGTGACCGGTGACGCCCCGGCCCCGACCACTCCTGCGGCATCCTCTACCCCTTAG
- the secF gene encoding protein translocase subunit SecF yields MAQEYNIEQLNHGRKVVDFMRWDKLAFIISGLLILAAIAIVSVRGFNWGLDFTGGTVIEIALEKPADLDALRSELVKAGFDEPLVQNFGSSRDVMVRMAPVTGGAGTELGNKVVSVINQTTQQNATVKRIEFVGPSVGSDLAQAGAMALLSALIAILIYIGFRFEWRLALGTVLALAHDVIITCGLLALFRIEIDLTIVASLMSVIGYSLNDKIVVSDRIRENFRKIRRGSSYDITNVSLTQTLSRTLITSLTTLAMILILFIFGGALLKGFSLTMLIGVTIGTISSIYVSSALALKLGMKREHMLVQKVEKEGADQPSILP; encoded by the coding sequence GTGGCACAGGAATATAACATTGAGCAGTTAAACCACGGGCGTAAAGTCGTCGACTTTATGCGCTGGGATAAGCTGGCCTTCATCATTTCGGGACTGCTGATCCTCGCGGCGATTGCAATCGTGAGCGTGCGTGGCTTCAACTGGGGTCTCGATTTCACCGGCGGTACGGTGATTGAGATCGCGCTGGAGAAACCCGCCGACCTCGACGCGCTGCGCAGTGAGCTGGTGAAAGCGGGCTTTGACGAGCCGCTGGTGCAGAACTTTGGCAGCAGCCGCGACGTGATGGTGCGTATGGCGCCGGTAACCGGCGGTGCCGGAACCGAGTTAGGCAATAAAGTGGTGTCGGTGATCAACCAGACCACCCAGCAGAACGCGACCGTGAAGCGCATTGAGTTCGTCGGCCCGAGCGTGGGCAGCGACCTGGCGCAGGCGGGGGCGATGGCGCTGCTGTCTGCACTGATTGCGATTCTGATCTATATCGGTTTTCGCTTTGAGTGGCGTCTGGCGCTGGGTACGGTACTGGCGCTGGCGCATGACGTGATCATCACCTGCGGCCTGCTGGCGCTGTTCCGCATTGAAATCGACCTGACCATTGTTGCCTCGCTGATGTCAGTGATCGGCTACTCGCTTAACGATAAAATCGTGGTGTCGGACCGTATTCGTGAAAACTTCCGCAAGATCCGTCGCGGCAGCTCTTACGACATTACGAACGTGTCGCTGACCCAGACCTTAAGCCGTACGCTGATTACCTCGCTGACGACGCTGGCAATGATCCTCATCCTCTTCATCTTTGGCGGCGCGTTGCTGAAAGGCTTCTCACTGACCATGCTGATTGGTGTGACGATCGGTACGATTTCATCCATTTATGTCTCTTCGGCGCTGGCGCTGAAGCTGGGCATGAAGCGTGAACATATGCTGGTGCAGAAGGTGGAGAAAGAGGGCGCCGATCAGCCTTCAATCCTGCCGTAA
- the secD gene encoding protein translocase subunit SecD → MLNRYPLWKYVMLVVVIIVGLLYALPNLYGEDPAVQITGARGSAASEQTLDQIQSALKQDNIQSKSVALENGAITARFANTDVQLRAREAIMKALGENYVVALNLAPATPRWLTLLSAEPMKLGLDLRGGVHFLMEVDMDTALSKLQEQNADTLRSDLRAKNIPYTNVNKIANYGVEIRFRDAASRDAAISWLSPRHQDLVINSSGSDALRATMSDARLSEAREYAVQQNITILRNRVNQLGVAEPLVQRQGADRIVVELPGIQDTARAKEILGATATLEFRLVNTSVDPGAAASGRVPGDSEVKQMRDGQPVVLYKRVILTGDHITDSTSSMDEYNQPQVNISLDGAGGNIMSNFTKDNIGKPMATLFVEYKDSGKKDANGRSVLVKQEEVINVANIQSRLGNSFRITGISNPNEARQLSLLLRAGALIAPIQIVEERTIGPTMGQQNITQGLEACLWGLLASILFMVIFYKKFGLIATSALLVNLVLIVGIMSLLPGATLTMPGIAGIVLTLAVAVDANVLINERIKEELRNGRSVQQAIHEGYKGAFSSIVDANVTTLIKVIILYAVGTGSIKGFAITTAIGIATSMFTAIIGTRAIVNLVYGGKRINKLSI, encoded by the coding sequence GTGTTAAATCGTTATCCTTTGTGGAAGTATGTGATGCTGGTCGTCGTGATTATCGTCGGCCTGCTCTATGCGCTTCCCAACCTGTATGGTGAGGATCCGGCCGTTCAAATCACTGGTGCGCGCGGAAGCGCCGCCAGTGAGCAGACGTTGGATCAAATTCAGTCCGCATTAAAACAAGATAATATCCAGAGCAAATCCGTTGCGCTGGAAAACGGGGCGATCACCGCGCGCTTCGCGAATACGGATGTGCAGTTACGCGCCCGTGAAGCGATCATGAAAGCGCTGGGTGAAAACTATGTTGTCGCGCTGAACCTCGCACCCGCGACGCCTCGCTGGCTGACCCTGCTGTCAGCAGAACCGATGAAACTCGGTCTCGATCTGCGGGGCGGTGTGCACTTCCTGATGGAAGTGGACATGGACACGGCGCTCAGCAAACTGCAGGAGCAGAACGCTGACACGCTGCGTAGCGACCTCCGCGCCAAAAACATCCCTTACACCAACGTCAACAAAATCGCGAACTACGGCGTGGAAATTCGTTTCCGTGACGCTGCCAGTCGCGATGCGGCGATCTCCTGGCTGAGCCCACGTCACCAGGATCTGGTGATCAACAGCAGCGGCAGCGATGCCCTGCGTGCCACCATGAGCGATGCCCGTCTGAGCGAAGCGCGTGAATATGCGGTTCAGCAGAACATTACTATTCTGCGTAACCGTGTGAACCAGCTGGGCGTGGCGGAACCGCTGGTGCAGCGTCAGGGTGCTGACCGCATCGTGGTTGAGCTGCCGGGGATTCAGGATACGGCGCGCGCCAAAGAGATTCTGGGCGCAACCGCAACGCTGGAATTCCGTCTGGTTAACACCAGCGTGGATCCGGGTGCCGCGGCCAGTGGCCGTGTACCGGGTGACTCGGAAGTGAAGCAGATGCGCGATGGACAGCCGGTCGTGCTCTACAAGCGCGTGATCCTGACCGGTGACCACATCACCGACTCGACCTCCAGCATGGATGAGTACAACCAGCCACAGGTGAACATCTCACTGGATGGCGCGGGCGGTAACATCATGTCGAACTTCACGAAGGACAACATCGGCAAGCCGATGGCGACCCTGTTTGTGGAGTATAAAGACAGCGGTAAAAAAGATGCCAACGGTCGTTCTGTTCTGGTGAAACAGGAAGAGGTGATTAACGTCGCCAACATCCAGTCTCGCCTGGGCAACAGCTTCCGCATCACCGGTATCAGCAACCCGAACGAAGCACGTCAGCTCTCGCTGCTGCTGCGCGCCGGTGCGCTGATTGCGCCAATCCAGATTGTGGAAGAGCGTACTATCGGACCGACCATGGGTCAGCAGAACATTACCCAGGGTCTGGAAGCCTGCCTGTGGGGTCTGCTCGCGTCGATCCTGTTTATGGTGATCTTCTATAAGAAGTTTGGTCTGATTGCGACCAGCGCACTGCTGGTAAACCTGGTGCTGATTGTCGGCATTATGTCGCTGTTGCCGGGGGCGACCCTGACCATGCCAGGTATTGCCGGTATCGTGTTAACGCTGGCGGTAGCGGTGGATGCTAACGTACTGATTAACGAACGTATTAAAGAAGAGCTGCGCAACGGGCGCTCGGTTCAGCAGGCAATTCATGAGGGCTACAAAGGCGCCTTCTCCAGTATTGTCGATGCGAACGTCACGACCCTGATCAAAGTTATCATTCTTTACGCGGTCGGCACCGGTTCGATCAAAGGTTTTGCGATTACCACCGCAATTGGTATCGCGACCTCAATGTTCACCGCGATTATCGGTACCCGTGCCATTGTTAACCTGGTTTACGGTGGCAAACGCATCAACAAGCTGTCTATCTGA
- the yajC gene encoding preprotein translocase subunit YajC yields the protein MSLFISDAVAAAGAPSQGSPYSLVIMLVVFGLIFYFMILRPQQKRAKEHKKLMDSISKGDEVLTSGGLVGRVTKVSDTGYVAIALNDTNEVVIKRDFVAAVLPKGTIKAL from the coding sequence ATGAGCTTATTCATTTCTGACGCCGTGGCCGCAGCAGGCGCACCGTCTCAGGGAAGTCCGTATTCTCTGGTGATCATGCTGGTGGTGTTTGGTCTGATTTTCTATTTCATGATCCTGCGTCCACAGCAGAAACGTGCGAAAGAGCACAAGAAGCTGATGGACTCTATTTCCAAGGGTGATGAAGTGCTGACCAGCGGTGGCCTGGTAGGTCGCGTGACAAAGGTCTCTGACACGGGCTACGTAGCGATTGCGCTGAATGACACCAACGAAGTGGTCATTAAACGTGATTTCGTCGCCGCCGTGCTGCCTAAAGGCACTATCAAGGCGCTGTAA
- the tgt gene encoding tRNA guanosine(34) transglycosylase Tgt: protein MKFELDTTDGRARRGRLIFDRGVVETPAFMPVGTYGTVKGMTPEEVQETGAQIILGNTFHLWLRPGQEIMKLHGDLHDFMQWKGPILTDSGGFQVFSLGDIRKITEAGVHFRNPINGDPIFLDPEKSMEIQYDLGSDIVMIFDECTPYPADWDYAKRSMEMSLRWAKRSRDRFDSLGNKNALFGIIQGSVYEDLRDVSVKGLVEIGFDGYAVGGLAVGEPKQDMHRILEHVCPQLPQDKPRYLMGVGKPEDLVEGVRRGVDMFDCVMPTRNARNGHLFVTEGVVKIRNARYKDDTAPLDAECDCYTCRNYSRAYLYHLDRCNEILGARLNTIHNLRYYQRLMAGLRQAIEEGKLERFVTEFYQRTGKEVPPLTSDNSSMREI, encoded by the coding sequence GTGAAATTTGAACTTGATACCACAGACGGGCGCGCACGCCGTGGCCGTCTGATTTTCGATCGCGGCGTGGTGGAAACCCCGGCGTTTATGCCCGTGGGCACCTACGGCACCGTGAAAGGCATGACGCCGGAAGAGGTGCAGGAGACGGGCGCACAGATCATTCTGGGCAACACCTTCCACCTCTGGCTGCGTCCGGGCCAGGAGATCATGAAACTGCACGGCGACCTGCATGACTTCATGCAGTGGAAAGGGCCGATCCTGACCGACTCCGGCGGTTTCCAGGTCTTCAGCCTGGGCGATATCCGTAAGATCACGGAAGCGGGCGTTCACTTCCGTAACCCGATCAACGGCGACCCGATCTTCCTCGATCCGGAAAAATCGATGGAGATCCAGTATGACCTCGGCTCCGATATCGTGATGATCTTCGACGAATGTACGCCTTATCCGGCGGACTGGGACTACGCCAAACGCTCGATGGAGATGTCGCTGCGCTGGGCGAAACGCAGCCGTGACCGTTTCGACAGCCTGGGCAATAAAAATGCCCTGTTCGGCATTATCCAGGGCTCGGTTTACGAAGATTTACGAGATGTCTCGGTGAAAGGTCTGGTAGAGATTGGCTTTGATGGGTACGCTGTGGGCGGCCTGGCGGTGGGTGAGCCTAAGCAGGACATGCACCGTATTCTTGAGCACGTCTGTCCGCAGCTGCCGCAGGATAAACCGCGTTATCTGATGGGTGTCGGTAAGCCGGAAGATCTGGTGGAAGGCGTCCGTCGCGGTGTCGATATGTTTGACTGTGTGATGCCTACCCGCAATGCCCGAAATGGTCATCTGTTTGTGACGGAAGGCGTGGTGAAAATCCGCAACGCCCGCTACAAAGATGACACTGCGCCGCTGGATGCCGAGTGCGATTGTTACACCTGTCGCAATTACAGTCGTGCCTACTTGTATCATCTCGACCGTTGTAACGAAATACTGGGCGCGCGCCTGAATACTATCCACAATTTGCGCTACTACCAGCGTCTGATGGCAGGTTTACGCCAGGCCATCGAAGAGGGTAAATTAGAGCGCTTTGTAACTGAGTTTTACCAACGGACGGGCAAAGAAGTTCCGCCATTAACGTCTGACAATTCATCAATGAGGGAAATTTAA
- the queA gene encoding tRNA preQ1(34) S-adenosylmethionine ribosyltransferase-isomerase QueA, producing the protein MRVADFAFELPESLIAHYPQAQRSGCRLLSLEGPSGNLSHGVFTDVLDKLNPGDLLVFNNTRVIPARVFGRKASGGKIEMLVERMLDDKRVLAHVRASKAPKPGAELLLGEDESVKATMVARHDALFEIAFDDDRAVLDILSSVGHMPLPPYIDRPDEEADRELYQTVYSARPGAVAAPTAGLHFDEPLLQALKEKGVEMAFVTLHVGAGTFQPVRVETIEEHHMHAEYAEVPQEVVDAVLACKARGNRVVAVGTTSVRSLESAAKASQDALIAPFFDDTQIFIYPGYEYQVIDALITNFHLPESTLIMLVSAFAGYQHTMAAYRAAVAEQYRFFSYGDAMFISKNPQAPLEKVGD; encoded by the coding sequence ATGCGTGTCGCCGATTTTGCTTTTGAATTGCCCGAATCCCTGATTGCTCACTATCCCCAGGCGCAGCGCAGCGGCTGTCGTCTGCTGTCGCTTGAGGGTCCCAGCGGTAACCTGTCGCACGGTGTGTTCACCGATGTGCTGGATAAGCTCAATCCCGGTGATCTGCTGGTGTTCAACAATACCCGGGTGATTCCGGCGCGCGTCTTTGGCCGTAAAGCCAGCGGCGGCAAGATCGAGATGCTGGTTGAGCGCATGCTGGACGACAAGCGCGTGCTGGCCCATGTGCGCGCCTCAAAAGCGCCGAAGCCGGGTGCTGAGCTGCTGCTGGGTGAAGATGAGAGCGTGAAAGCGACCATGGTGGCACGCCACGATGCGCTGTTTGAGATTGCGTTCGATGACGATCGCGCCGTGCTCGACATCCTTAGCAGCGTCGGCCATATGCCGCTGCCGCCCTATATCGATCGTCCGGATGAAGAGGCGGACCGCGAGCTCTATCAGACCGTCTACAGCGCCCGTCCGGGTGCCGTGGCGGCCCCGACCGCCGGGCTGCACTTTGACGAACCGCTTTTGCAGGCGCTGAAAGAGAAGGGCGTCGAAATGGCCTTTGTGACGCTGCATGTCGGCGCGGGCACCTTCCAGCCGGTGCGCGTTGAGACCATCGAAGAGCATCACATGCATGCCGAATATGCCGAAGTGCCGCAGGAGGTGGTCGATGCGGTGCTGGCCTGTAAAGCGCGCGGCAACCGGGTGGTGGCGGTTGGCACCACCTCCGTCCGTTCGCTGGAGAGCGCCGCCAAAGCGAGTCAGGATGCCCTGATTGCACCGTTCTTCGACGATACCCAGATTTTTATCTATCCGGGCTATGAGTATCAGGTGATCGATGCGCTGATCACCAATTTCCACCTGCCCGAATCGACCCTGATTATGCTGGTGTCGGCCTTTGCCGGTTACCAGCACACCATGGCCGCGTACCGCGCAGCCGTGGCTGAGCAGTATCGTTTCTTCAGTTATGGAGACGCGATGTTTATCAGCAAAAATCCGCAGGCGCCGCTGGAAAAAGTGGGCGACTGA